A window of the Buteo buteo chromosome 8, bButBut1.hap1.1, whole genome shotgun sequence genome harbors these coding sequences:
- the GSTK1 gene encoding glutathione S-transferase kappa 1, translating to MARTLVELFYDVVSPYSWLGFEVLCRYRQIWNIDLRFRPAFLGGIMQATGNKPPAMLPKRAEYMVKDVKRMAKYYQVPVQISENDFQHIIGTSSLGAMRFITAIDMTQPQYLEPLSREFWIRFWSQHEDISQPENMLAVAGQAGLSSELSQKLLKMISSPEVKNRLKETTEEAIKYGAFGMPAVVAHLNGKPHLFFGSDRLELLGSVIGEKWLGPVPSVPSPKM from the exons ATGGCGCGGACGCTCGTGGAGCTCTTTTACGATGTGGTGTCCCCCTACTCCTGGCTGGGATTTGAG GTGCTCTGCCGGTATCGGCAGATCTGGAATATTGATCTGCGCTTTCGTCCAGCTTTCCTTGGGGGCATAATGCAAGCAACTG GTAACAAGCCCCCAGCAATGTTGCCAAAGCGTGCAGAATACATGGTGAAGGATGTAAAACGGATGGCAAAATACTACCAAGTGCCTGtacaaatttcagaaaatgactTCCAACATATTATTGGTACAA GCAGTCTTGGGGCCATGCGCTTTATCACAGCCATTGATATGACACAACCACAATACTTGGAACCCTTATCTAGGGAGTTCTGGATACGTTTTTGGTCACAG CATGAAGATATCAGTCAGCCGGAGAATATGTTGGCT GTTGCTGGACAGGCTGGGCTATCATCAGAGCTCTCCCAGAAGCTACTTAAAATGATTTCATCCCCTGAAGTGAAGAACCGACTGAAAGAGACAACAGAGGAAGCAATAAAATATGGG GCATTTGGGATGCCTGCTGTTGTGGCACATCTTAATGGAAAACCTCATCTCTTTTTTGGCTCTGATCGTTTAGAGCTCCTAGGAAGCGTTATAG GTGAAAAATGGCTGGGACCCGTTCCATCAGTTCCAAGCCCCAAGATGTGA